A genomic window from Leptospira fletcheri includes:
- a CDS encoding catalase, with translation MKPPSTDWKEEIAADEEQRFAGYVEKFRAIQEKNSKLFGKGRILHRKQLLGLKAEFEVLSQIPEYAKQGIFRKPGKFESWIRLSNGSMQIQSDSKGDIRGFAIKVKGVEGPGALQSGNVKAQDFLLINLEAFSSPKSEEFVGLVTAVADGGLSLLKYLVGRYGFFGALSKIKKTAAAFNKPFSGFATEKFYSAAPISWGPYAGRVRLVPSQNRSGNNGSSSDWGNEMKLHLQQGSLSYDFQVQFFVSENVTPIEDASVNWPESEAPYVTVAKLTISGQDWSSPAWEEFQKNVEQAIFDPWEALLEHKPLGDVMRARKHVYFASQKGRNAVQ, from the coding sequence ATGAAGCCGCCAAGCACCGATTGGAAAGAGGAAATCGCCGCGGATGAGGAACAGAGATTTGCGGGTTATGTGGAAAAATTCCGGGCGATCCAGGAAAAGAATTCCAAGCTCTTCGGCAAAGGCAGAATCCTCCATAGGAAACAACTTCTAGGGCTCAAAGCGGAATTCGAAGTCTTATCCCAGATCCCGGAGTACGCGAAACAGGGAATCTTCCGCAAGCCCGGAAAATTCGAAAGCTGGATCCGACTTTCCAACGGAAGCATGCAGATCCAATCGGACTCGAAAGGGGACATCCGAGGTTTTGCCATAAAAGTGAAGGGAGTGGAAGGTCCCGGAGCCTTGCAATCGGGCAACGTAAAAGCCCAAGATTTTTTACTGATCAATCTGGAAGCGTTCTCCTCTCCTAAGAGCGAAGAGTTCGTTGGCTTGGTGACCGCCGTTGCGGACGGAGGATTGTCCTTATTGAAATATCTCGTCGGAAGATACGGGTTTTTCGGAGCTCTCTCCAAAATCAAAAAAACGGCCGCTGCGTTTAACAAACCGTTTTCCGGATTCGCAACGGAAAAATTCTACAGTGCGGCGCCGATCTCATGGGGACCGTACGCCGGAAGAGTCAGGCTTGTTCCTTCCCAAAATCGCTCGGGGAACAACGGTTCTTCCTCGGATTGGGGAAACGAAATGAAACTCCATTTACAGCAAGGCTCTCTAAGTTACGACTTCCAGGTCCAATTCTTCGTGTCGGAAAACGTAACTCCGATCGAAGACGCATCCGTGAATTGGCCCGAATCGGAAGCTCCGTACGTTACCGTAGCAAAGCTCACGATCTCCGGTCAGGACTGGAGCTCCCCTGCTTGGGAAGAATTCCAAAAGAATGTGGAGCAGGCGATCTTCGATCCTTGGGAAGCTCTCTTGGAGCACAAGCCTTTAGGAGACGTTATGCGCGCTCGGAAACATGTTTATTTTGCCAGCCAAAAAGGAAGAAACGCCGTCCAGTAA
- a CDS encoding SDR family oxidoreductase translates to MKSFYKDKVVWITGASSGIGEALVQELARTGCKIVLSARREKELQRVRKQNKLDDSNSMILLMDLEKYKGLDKLPAKVLKKFGSIDVLINNGGISQRSYAHETSLATYESLMHVNFFGNIALTLAVLPIMRKKGSGWISSISSVAGMFGVPLRTGYSATKAALTGFFEALRIENIDRGLKVTLVYPGFVKTQISNNALKGDGRKQGKMDQIINQGLDANECARRILDGIASEKLTVVFAGPRENFAIRLHKYFPSIFAKFLARAKVT, encoded by the coding sequence ATGAAGTCCTTTTATAAAGACAAGGTGGTATGGATTACCGGAGCATCGTCCGGAATCGGAGAAGCATTGGTGCAGGAACTTGCTAGGACAGGCTGCAAGATCGTACTCTCCGCCAGAAGAGAGAAGGAATTGCAGAGAGTCAGAAAGCAAAACAAACTGGACGATTCCAATAGCATGATTCTGCTGATGGACTTGGAAAAGTACAAAGGCTTGGACAAACTTCCGGCCAAAGTACTGAAGAAGTTCGGATCCATAGACGTTCTGATCAATAACGGAGGAATCAGCCAGCGTTCCTATGCTCACGAAACCTCCCTCGCAACTTACGAATCCTTGATGCACGTGAATTTCTTCGGGAATATCGCTTTGACTCTCGCGGTGCTGCCGATCATGAGGAAAAAAGGATCCGGTTGGATCTCTTCCATTTCCAGCGTAGCCGGAATGTTCGGCGTTCCTTTACGTACAGGTTATTCCGCTACGAAAGCGGCGTTGACGGGTTTCTTCGAAGCTTTACGGATAGAGAACATCGATCGAGGTCTCAAAGTCACTTTGGTGTATCCGGGCTTCGTAAAAACCCAGATTTCCAATAACGCCTTAAAAGGGGACGGAAGAAAACAAGGGAAAATGGATCAGATCATCAACCAAGGCTTGGACGCAAACGAGTGCGCGAGAAGAATCCTAGATGGGATCGCTTCGGAAAAGTTGACGGTCGTATTTGCCGGACCGAGAGAGAACTTTGCGATCCGACTCCACAAGTATTTTCCTAGCATATTCGCCAAATTCCTAGCGAGGGCGAAAGTCACCTGA
- a CDS encoding response regulator, which yields MATARILAVDDSATMRSLVQQTLGMGGYEVVLAQDGKDGIEKFSLGPVDLVITDINMPIMDGITFIKELRKIDQNVPILTLTTESEDSMKQSGAAAGANGWIIKPFRPVQFLDIIKQVLNSSAA from the coding sequence ATGGCAACGGCAAGGATATTGGCTGTGGATGACTCCGCTACGATGAGGAGTCTCGTTCAGCAAACATTAGGGATGGGAGGATACGAGGTGGTGCTTGCTCAGGACGGCAAGGACGGCATAGAAAAGTTTTCCCTCGGGCCGGTGGATCTTGTGATCACCGACATCAACATGCCGATCATGGATGGGATTACGTTCATTAAGGAACTGAGAAAAATAGACCAGAACGTTCCTATCCTAACGCTGACCACGGAATCGGAAGACAGCATGAAACAGAGCGGTGCCGCAGCGGGCGCCAACGGTTGGATCATCAAGCCCTTTCGACCGGTTCAGTTTTTGGACATCATCAAACAGGTCCTGAATTCTAGCGCGGCCTAG
- a CDS encoding CheR family methyltransferase → MSKEILEFMNVLKKVTGLSLTDEKTYLLESRLSDLMSDHKIASFYEFSKKFENSHEVDFREKVIERITTHETKFFRDESIFETILDRIIPEIIDRKNELYKGWKNHPIRIWSAACSTGQEPYSVAIAIRERLPHVFKNIRILATDIAKETIEKARSGCYTSFEIGRGLEEYHLGKYFDKLPDGTFRVNDEIRSVVEFKQHNLISSEFPSGFDLVLCRNVSYYFDSNERRNLFDKIAKTLNQDSFLIIGSAESVSDFSSKFLLREFGLCRYYEVNSSNVTLFSRGT, encoded by the coding sequence ATGAGCAAGGAAATACTGGAATTTATGAACGTATTAAAAAAGGTGACCGGACTTTCCCTGACCGACGAGAAGACGTATCTTTTGGAGAGCCGATTATCCGATCTCATGTCGGATCATAAGATCGCATCATTCTACGAATTTTCCAAGAAGTTCGAAAATTCCCACGAAGTGGATTTTCGGGAAAAGGTAATCGAGAGGATTACGACCCACGAAACGAAGTTCTTTCGGGATGAAAGCATTTTCGAGACGATTCTGGATCGGATCATTCCGGAAATCATAGATCGTAAAAACGAATTGTACAAAGGCTGGAAAAATCATCCCATTCGAATCTGGTCTGCCGCCTGTTCCACGGGACAGGAGCCCTATTCGGTCGCGATCGCGATTCGGGAACGGCTACCTCACGTATTCAAGAATATAAGAATTTTAGCGACCGATATCGCCAAAGAGACGATCGAAAAAGCCAGGTCCGGATGTTATACTTCCTTCGAGATAGGAAGAGGTTTGGAGGAATATCATCTGGGAAAATATTTTGATAAACTGCCTGACGGGACCTTTCGAGTCAACGACGAGATCCGGTCGGTTGTGGAATTCAAACAGCACAATCTGATTTCCTCCGAATTTCCGTCCGGCTTCGACCTGGTGCTTTGCAGGAACGTATCCTACTATTTCGACTCGAACGAACGCAGGAATTTATTCGACAAGATCGCAAAGACGCTGAACCAGGATAGTTTTTTGATCATCGGTTCGGCGGAATCCGTTTCGGACTTCTCCAGCAAGTTTCTGCTGAGGGAATTCGGGTTGTGCAGATATTACGAAGTCAATTCTTCCAACGTAACACTTTTTTCAAGAGGAACTTAA
- the cheB gene encoding chemotaxis-specific protein-glutamate methyltransferase CheB, giving the protein MGFPLEDSLEKKRIRVLAVDDSLVYRNLLRSAFSQDPEIEFLGAAIDGKFALPKIAHLKPDFVVLDVEMPEMDGLTTLREIRSQFPATKVIMLSSLTMEGAKVTLKAMEMGALDFVSKPDGVTAGGEKISEALVSLIEKVKALYSKNGINKPVQVVQRQNEISFRAPKRKYSICAIGISTGGPIALRELLSKIPSDLNGTIVIAQHMPPVFTNYLAENLRSSTALGIKEVEDGELLKKRAVYIAPGGKQLEILQSPEGPIARVTAGPQEELCKPSVNILFRSIAKNFSNESIGVIMTGMGEDGYLGLKAMRETGSFLLAQSQESCLVFGMPSRPVNEGLIDEISDISGIAEKISALMGWGAVV; this is encoded by the coding sequence ATAGGCTTTCCTTTGGAGGATTCTCTGGAAAAAAAAAGGATAAGGGTCTTAGCGGTGGACGATTCCCTCGTTTATCGCAATTTGTTAAGGTCCGCATTTAGCCAAGATCCGGAGATCGAATTTTTAGGCGCCGCAATCGACGGAAAGTTTGCGCTGCCTAAAATAGCGCATCTCAAACCGGATTTCGTGGTTTTGGACGTGGAAATGCCCGAGATGGACGGACTGACCACGCTCAGAGAGATCAGGAGCCAATTTCCCGCAACCAAGGTCATCATGCTGAGCTCCCTTACTATGGAGGGAGCAAAAGTGACCTTAAAGGCCATGGAGATGGGCGCGCTGGATTTCGTTTCGAAGCCGGACGGAGTGACTGCCGGGGGGGAAAAAATATCGGAAGCCTTGGTCTCTTTGATCGAAAAAGTCAAGGCATTGTATTCGAAAAATGGAATCAATAAACCGGTCCAAGTAGTTCAGCGACAGAACGAGATCTCTTTTAGAGCCCCGAAACGGAAATATTCCATCTGCGCCATCGGTATTTCCACGGGCGGCCCCATTGCGTTACGGGAACTTCTCTCCAAAATTCCCTCGGATCTGAACGGAACGATCGTAATCGCCCAACATATGCCTCCGGTTTTCACCAATTATCTCGCGGAGAATTTACGTTCGAGCACTGCGTTAGGGATCAAGGAAGTCGAAGACGGGGAACTACTGAAAAAAAGAGCGGTATACATTGCGCCGGGAGGAAAACAGCTCGAGATCCTACAAAGTCCGGAAGGCCCGATCGCTAGAGTGACCGCGGGGCCTCAGGAAGAGCTCTGTAAACCTTCCGTAAATATACTTTTCCGTTCGATCGCCAAGAATTTTTCGAACGAATCCATCGGAGTGATCATGACGGGAATGGGCGAAGACGGTTACCTGGGCTTGAAAGCGATGCGGGAGACGGGAAGTTTTCTCCTAGCGCAAAGTCAGGAGAGTTGTCTGGTGTTCGGAATGCCTAGCCGTCCGGTCAACGAAGGGTTAATCGATGAAATTTCCGATATTTCCGGTATAGCCGAAAAAATATCCGCTTTGATGGGTTGGGGGGCCGTGGTATGA